One genomic window of Osmia bicornis bicornis chromosome 3, iOsmBic2.1, whole genome shotgun sequence includes the following:
- the LOC114871149 gene encoding ras association domain-containing protein 4, whose amino-acid sequence MWKCHKCGKPVYFAERKQSLGYDWHPECLRCEECGKRLNPGQHAEHKGVPYCHVPCYGALFGPQLFGHGTRVESHTSFGKKEPRPSLPRSHLESKLKVFNQYYEGKSGGIRSREVNGRLILEGALRIYWGVRGVIHLKEDDDQRTVVTARNRNSCRRSVSDSIEDEEKEENSEKDTVEQDVETEAKSVPTSPDHLKSLTLPMKLDVKNMEWDELDELLQVERKVEDGNKLYQTMPENLPSISSQTSSDAPLSSQSSLDRSDSRENSEANSPNHRGNDSSVTSTPTHSIGSSSSTDTPVYHGTPNRNGTLRRVEYFDSLEKNMSGNRTISTDDSWIEKGLNRSMSGPDCLQRHRTDSDTDSVNSLQFREDDNMTMSTDSGLELDGVVLRRKQGSTAIRRRPGGRRQSRSRLRRRCSINGHFYNRETSFFTPPHGSQMSVWITSLVNTQEVINLMLDKYKVDAKPDNFALFVVRDNGEQRRLRDDEYPLEVRVVLGPHENVARLFLVDKLSTPEISSDVAQFLNLSLAECHGILQRYHYEEERQILLLKEKYKEMRRRIRQRMEELKVRL is encoded by the exons CACAAAGGTGTACCATACTGTCATGTACCATGTTATGGAGCTCTTTTTGGACCACAATTGTTTGGTCATGGAACAAGAGTTGAATCACATACCAGTTTTGGAAAGAAGGAACCTCGGCCTTCGTTACCTCG gtCACACTTGGAATCCAAACTGAAAGTGTTCAACCAATATTATGAAGGCAAAAGCGGCGGAATAAGAAGTCGCGAG GTTAATGGAAGATTGATACTGGAAGGGGCGCTTCGAATTTATTGGGGTGTTCGCGGAGTAATTCATTTAAAAGAGGACGATGATCAACGTACAGTAGTCACAGCACGGAATCGAAATTCATGCAGACGTAGTGTTTCCGAt AGTatagaagatgaagaaaaagaggagaatTCAGAGAAGGATACAGTTGAGCAAGATGTTGAAACTGAAGCAAAATCTGTCCCAACTTCTCCTGATCATCTTAAGAGTCTCACTTTACCAATGAAACTAGATGTTAAGAACATGGAATGGGATGAATTAGATGAGCTTCTTCAG GTTGAACGCAAAGTTGAAgatggaaataaattatacCAAACAATGCCTGAGAATCTACCATCTATTAGTTCACAGACTAGTTCCGATGCACCGCTTTCCTCCCAATCCAGTTTGGATAGATCTGATTCCCGTGAAAATTCAGAGGCGAACAGCCCAAACCATCGTGGCAACGACAGCAGTGTAACTAGTACACCAACGCATAGTATAGGTAGCTCGTCCAGTACTGATACACCTGTTTACCATGGCACACCAAATCGTAATGGGACGCTTCGAAGGGTAGAATATTTTGATAGTCTGGAGAAAAATATGTCTGGTAATAGAACTATCAGCACCGACGATAGTTGGATAGAAAAAGGATTAAATCGTTCGATGTCCGGGCCTGATTGTCTTCAGAGACATCGAACTGATAGCGATACAGATTCTGTGAATTCACTTCAGTTCAGGGAAGATGATAACATGACGATGTCCACCGACAGTGGTTTAGAG CTGGATGGCGTTGTTTTGCGACGAAAACAAGGATCTACAGCTATCCGACGTCGTCCTGGAGGTCGACGACAATCTCGAAGCCGATTACGGCGTCGTTGTTCGATCAATGGACACTTCTACAACCGAGAAACCAGTTTCTTCACTCCGCCGCATGGGTCACAAATGTCCGTGTGGATTACCAGTTTAGTGAATACTCAAGAAGTTATCAATCTAATGTTAGATAAATATAAAGTGGATGCGAAACCTGACAACTTTGCTTTGTTTGTAGTTCGTGATAACGGCG aacAAAGAAGATTGCGAGATGACGAATATCCTTTGGAGGTTCGTGTCGTATTGGGTCCACACGAAAACGTTGCACGGCTCTTTTTAGTAGATAAACTTTCGACACCGGAAATTAGCTCTGACGTTGCGCAGTTTCTTAATCTCTCTTTGGCGGAGTGTCACGGTATTCTGCAGCGTTATCATTACGAGGAAGAGCGTCagattcttttattaaaagaaaa ATACAAAGAAATGCGGCGAAGAATACGGCAAAGAATGGAAGAGTTAAAGGTTCGATTGTAG